The Vitis riparia cultivar Riparia Gloire de Montpellier isolate 1030 chromosome 10, EGFV_Vit.rip_1.0, whole genome shotgun sequence genome includes a region encoding these proteins:
- the LOC117923083 gene encoding cytochrome P450 71B22-like: MLLLLVFLMVLPLFLLWKHRVNGGKLLPPGPPGLPLIGNLHQLERSATHRYLWHLSKQYGPLMFLRLGFEPILVVSSPRTAEVMKTHDPEFSSRPSLLALQKLSYNGLDLAFASYGTDTVTATMVWTMTALMKNPRVMKKAQKEVRTLVGEKCFVDEDDIQKLTYMKALVKEIMRLYPAAPLLIPRETLQKCNIDGYEIPSKTLVFVNAWAIGRDPESWENPEEFMPERFLGTCIDFKGQDYKLIPFGAGRRIWPGMNLGAVTVELALANLLYSFDWEMPAGMKMEDIDTDAKPGLTMTKKNDLYLVARNYI; this comes from the exons ATGTTGCTGTTGCTTGTTTTCCTTATGGTTCTGcctctctttcttctttggaAACACAGAGTCAATGGGGGAAAACTCCTTCCACCAGGTCCTCCAGGGCTTCCCTTGATTGGAAACTTGCATCAGCTTGAGAGATCAGCCACTCACAGATACCTATGGCATCTCTCTAAACAATACGGCCCCCTCATGTTCTTGCGCCTCGGTTTTGAGCCAATCCTGGTGGTTTCTTCTCCAAGAACGGCAGAAGTCATGAAAACACATGATCCTGAATTTTCTAGCAGGCCTTCCTTACTTGCCCTGCAAAAACTATCCTACAATGGTCTAGATTTGGCTTTTGCCTCCTACG GAACAGATACAGTTACAGCTACTATGGTTTGGACGATGACAGCTCTGATGAAGAACCCTAGAGTGATGAAGAAAGCACAAAAAGAAGTCAGAACTTTAGTTGGGGAGAAGTGTTTTGTGGATGAAGATGATATTCAAAAGCTTACTTATATGAAGGCATTGGTGAAGGAAATCATGAGATTGTATCCTGCAGCACCCTTGCTAATCCCTCGAGAAACACTTCAAAAGTGCAATATAGATGGGTATGAGATACCGAGCAAAACCCTAGTGTTTGTCAATGCATGGGCAATTGGAAGAGATCCTGAATCCTGGGAAAACCCAGAAGAGTTCATGCCTGAGAGATTTTTGGGTACTTGTATCGACTTCAAAGGACAAGATTATAAGCTGATACCATTTGGGGCCGGCCGGAGAATATGGCCAGGGATGAATCTTGGAGCTGTGACAGTAGAGCTTGCACTCGCTAATCTTCTTTACTCATTTGACTGGGAAATGCCTGCTGGCATGAAGATGGAAGATATAGATACCGATGCAAAACCTGGTCTTACCatgacaaagaaaaatgatctCTACCTTGTGGCTAGGAATTATATTTAA
- the LOC117922831 gene encoding wall-associated receptor kinase 2-like, with product MVMQMIQVLVFTILISIISLLFSLMETAASMAKPGCPETCGNVSIVYPFGIGKGCYLDKRFEITCSNSSLPHPIFQMDEEDEAEVLLISLEYMRIRDWTSPICYVNYTSEGQSYAEFSYAPMEPFSYSHTENKFIGIGCDIFAYIGYSNTTNSINSSYISGCVSVCNGQGWSWLDTNYSCSGIGCCQTTFPEDLSIVDIRIGNMSTWPDGRDWPSNQCSLVLIAENNFSEFHQFDVSFSNVNKMYFYPSVLNWAIGNKSCHEARKRGDYACASNSRCVNSKKGSGYTCQCNSGYRGNPYLPDGCVDVDECMEPNNTLCKKGAFCINTNGSYYCNCPRGYLYRDDDKHGYECARNKGKLKAAILVSSGIGIALGLIILLVIGFWLHQELEKRKKNKLKQKFFKKNGGLLLQQQISSSSIESVEKTKLYTIEELEKATDNFNASRVLGKGGHGKVYKGMLLDGSIVAIKKSIIVDERQVVEFVNEVFILSQINHRHIVKLLGCCLESEVPLLVYENVSNSTLSHHLHNQDHASTLSWEKRLRIADEIAGALAYLHSYASPAILHRDIKSSNILLDQNFRAVVSDFGLSRPIANEKTHLTTLVQGTFGYLDPEYFRSGQFTDKSDVYAFGVVLAEILTGEKVISSSRLEESLAIHFRLAMKQDCLLEILDKVIVDEGPKVAIPAVANLAKRCLKLSGKKRPTMREIAAELDKLRTMESTLLQQTSLDNYTGSGRSYSYASTSAVTEEYVLQDQEFPRPDSMTA from the exons ATGGTTATGCAAATGATACAAGTTCTTGTGTTCACCATCTTGATCAGCATCATCTCCTTGCTATTCTCATTGATGGAAACAGCAGCATCCATGGCCAAGCCTGGTTGCCCTGAGACATGTGGGAACGTCAGCATCGTTTATCCATTTGGTATTGGCAAAGGTTGTTACCTTGACAAACGTTTTGAGATCACATGCAGCAATTCTAGTCTGCCTCATCCTATTTTCCAAATGGACGAGGAAGATGAAGCTGAAGTTCTGCTTATATCTCTGGAGTATATGAGAATCAGAGATTGGACTTCCCCTATTTGTTATGTGAATTACACATCAGAAGGGCAAAGTTATGCCGAGTTCTCATATGCGCCGATGGAGCCTTTCAGTTATTCCCACACTGAAAATAAGTTCATTGGCATTGGCTGTGACATATTTGCTTATATTGGTTATTCCAATACTACAAATTCCATCAACAGCAGCTACATTAGCGGGTGTGTCTCCGTCTGCAATGGCCAAGGCTGGTCTTGGCTTGATACTAACTATTCTTGCTCTGGCATTGGTTGCTGCCAGACTACTTTTCCCGAGGATCTTTCCATCGTTGACATACGGATTGGTAACATGAGCACCTGGCCTGACGGCCGGGACTGGCCCTCCAATCAATGTAGCCTTGTCCTCATTGCTGAGAATAACTTCTCTGAATTCCACCAATTTGACGTCTCTTTCTCCAATGTAAACAAGATGTACTTTTACCCTTCAGTATTGAATTGGGCAATAGGAAACAAGTCTTGCCACGAAGCTCGAAAAAGAGGAGATTATGCATGTGCCAGCAACAGTCGTTGTGTTAATTCCAAGAAAGGCAGTGGATATACGTGTCAATGCAACTCAGGCTACCGTGGGAATCCCTACCTTCCAGATGGCTGCGTAG ATGTTGATGAGTGCATGGAGCCAAACAATACTCTTTGCAAGAAGGGAGCTTTTTGCATTAACACAAATGGTAGCTACTATTGTAACTGCCCACGTGGTTACTTATACAGAGATGATGACAAACATGGATATGAGTGTGCACGCAACAAAGGAAAACTCAAGGCAGCCATTCTTGTTTCTTCAG GAATAGGAATCGCTCTTGGTCTTATCATCCTACTTGTTATTGGCTTTTGGTTGCATCAAGAACtcgagaaaagaaagaaaaacaaactcaAGCAGAAGTTCTTCAAAAAGAATGGTGGTCTTCTTTTGCAGCAGCAAATCTCTTCAAGTAGTATAGAAAGTGTTGAGAAAACAAAGCTCTATACCATAGAAGAGTTGGAGAAGGCAACCGACAATTTCAATGCAAGTCGAGTTCTTGGAAAGGGGGGTCATGGTAAAGTATACAAAGGGATGCTATTGGATGGAAGCATAGTGGCCATTAAGAAGTCAATTATAGTAGATGAACGGCAAGTAGTTGAGTTTGTCAATGAAGTTTTCATTCTTTCTCAGATTAACCATAGGCATATAGTGAAATTGTTAGGTTGTTGTCTAGAGAGTGAAGTTCCTTTGCTGGTTTATGAGAACGTCTCCAATAGCACTCTATCCCACCATCTCCATAATCAGGATCATGCATCAACATTGTCTTGGGAAAAGCGCTTGCGAATTGCAGATGAAATTGCAGGAGCCCTTGCTTATTTACATTCATATGCTTCTCCAGCTATCCTTCATAGGGATATCAAGTCTAGTAACATACTGTTGGATCAGAATTTTAGGGCTGTGGTTTCTGACTTTGGACTTTCAAGGCcaatagccaatgaaaaaactcACCTGACCACATTAGTGCAAGGCACATTTGGTTACTTGGATCCAGAGTATTTTCGGTCGGGTCAGTTTACAGACAAAAGTGATGTATATGCATTCGGGGTAGTTCTTGCTGAAATTCTAACGGGTGAAAAGGTCATTTCTTCAAGTAGACTTGAAGAGAGTCTAGCAATTCATTTTAGACTGGCAATGAAACAGGATTGCCTGCTTGAAATTCTAGACAAGGTAATCGTGGATGAAGGTCCGAAAGTGGCAATTCCTGCTGTTGCTAACCTTGCTAAAAGATGCCTGAAGTTGAGTGGGAAGAAAAGGCCAACCATGAGAGAAATAGCAGCAGAACTTGACAAATTAAGGACTATGGAGAGTACATTACTACAGCAGACTTCCCTGGACAACTACACTGGAAGCGGAAGGTCCTATTCTTATGCATCTACTAGTGCAGTTACAGAAGAGTATGTCCTTCAAGACCAGGAGTTTCCTAGACCAGATAGCATGACTGCTTAA